A section of the Paenibacillus yonginensis genome encodes:
- a CDS encoding dicarboxylate/amino acid:cation symporter, giving the protein MNNNLVDAFQSNWISLLVSVAVIVFLVVLARKRVGFGTRVFIALGLGLVAGIIFNAFQLEYKSVSTIGSIYVNLIKMLVMPLVFVLVINSIASLTNLAHLRKLGVKTILWFLSTTGVAALIGLLVALAVNPGSGFKAEAPQNFEAREIPTFSQVILDLVPSNPISDMSEGKVVPVLIFAIFVAVAIVHISSRKPESVEPVRQLLKSATDVLHQVVKYVIRLTPYGVYALIGAMAAKYGLDTLAPLAKVILASYIGLIIHFVLIFGGLVALVVKVNPLKFFRKAYPTVAVAFTTRSSYATLPVNLEVLTKRLRVSPRIASFVAPLGATMNFNGCGGVWPAIVAIFVARVYNVPLGLTDYILLILVCIISSIGVAGVPGPAAISTTVVLTAMGLPLEGMGLVLGVEALIDMGRTAVNATGTTVTALLVANSEGEFDRAAFEQDVEDDLEPATA; this is encoded by the coding sequence GTGAATAATAATTTGGTGGATGCTTTTCAGTCGAACTGGATCAGCTTGCTGGTCTCAGTGGCCGTAATTGTTTTTCTTGTGGTCCTCGCCAGGAAACGTGTTGGTTTTGGTACCCGCGTATTTATTGCGCTCGGTTTGGGGCTTGTTGCAGGCATTATCTTTAATGCATTCCAGTTGGAATACAAAAGCGTCAGTACGATTGGTTCCATCTACGTCAATCTGATCAAGATGCTAGTGATGCCGCTTGTCTTTGTGTTAGTCATTAACAGTATCGCATCTTTGACGAATTTAGCCCATCTGCGGAAGCTGGGCGTGAAGACGATTCTTTGGTTTCTGTCCACAACGGGCGTGGCCGCGCTGATTGGTCTGCTTGTCGCATTGGCCGTTAATCCGGGCAGCGGGTTTAAAGCGGAGGCGCCGCAAAATTTCGAAGCCAGGGAAATTCCGACCTTCTCGCAGGTTATTCTGGATCTGGTGCCGTCTAATCCGATCAGCGATATGTCGGAGGGCAAGGTTGTACCGGTGTTGATCTTTGCGATCTTCGTGGCGGTGGCGATTGTCCATATCAGCTCACGCAAGCCGGAAAGTGTAGAGCCGGTAAGGCAGCTGCTGAAATCGGCTACCGATGTGCTGCATCAGGTAGTCAAATACGTCATCCGTCTGACGCCATACGGCGTATATGCGCTGATTGGCGCAATGGCAGCCAAATACGGATTGGATACGCTGGCGCCGCTGGCTAAAGTGATCCTTGCTTCGTATATCGGGCTGATTATTCACTTCGTGCTGATCTTCGGCGGATTGGTAGCGCTGGTGGTCAAAGTGAATCCGCTCAAGTTCTTCCGTAAAGCTTACCCGACGGTAGCCGTTGCCTTCACGACCCGCAGCAGCTACGCTACATTGCCGGTTAATCTGGAGGTGCTGACCAAACGGCTTCGCGTATCCCCGCGGATTGCGAGCTTTGTGGCTCCGCTTGGCGCAACGATGAACTTTAACGGCTGCGGCGGCGTCTGGCCGGCGATTGTTGCTATCTTTGTCGCACGTGTATACAATGTTCCACTGGGCCTTACCGATTATATCCTGCTGATTCTCGTCTGCATCATCTCCTCTATCGGAGTTGCAGGCGTGCCGGGGCCTGCCGCCATTTCAACGACCGTCGTGTTAACGGCTATGGGGCTGCCGCTCGAAGGTATGGGATTGGTGCTGGGTGTCGAAGCGCTGATCGATATGGGACGTACAGCGGTCAATGCGACCGGTACAACAGTCACCGCGCTGCTGGTTGCCAATTCAGAAGGCGAATTCGACCGGGCTGCGTTTGAGCAGGACGTAGAAGACGATTTGGAGCCGGCGACGGCGTAA
- the tnpA gene encoding IS200/IS605 family transposase, whose protein sequence is MANKNFSLAHTKWMCKYHIVFTPKYRRKEIYNQVRRDLIEIMKRLCKYKGVEILEGHMMPDHVHMLVAIPPKISVSSFMGYLKGKSALMIFEKHANLKYKYGNRKFWAEGYYVSTVGLNEATVAKYIREQEAHDQAVDKLSVKEYEDPFSSNKSKKK, encoded by the coding sequence ATGGCAAATAAAAACTTTAGTTTAGCGCACACAAAGTGGATGTGTAAGTATCACATTGTGTTCACCCCGAAGTATAGACGTAAAGAGATCTACAATCAAGTGAGACGAGATCTAATTGAAATCATGAAGCGTCTATGTAAATACAAGGGAGTCGAGATATTAGAAGGACATATGATGCCGGATCATGTGCACATGCTGGTGGCGATTCCACCGAAAATATCTGTGTCTTCCTTTATGGGCTATTTAAAAGGGAAAAGCGCACTCATGATCTTTGAGAAGCATGCCAATTTGAAGTATAAGTATGGGAATCGTAAATTCTGGGCGGAAGGCTACTACGTAAGTACAGTGGGGCTAAATGAAGCCACCGTCGCCAAATACATTCGAGAGCAAGAGGCACATGACCAGGCAGTGGATAAGCTGAGTGTAAAAGAGTATGAAGATCCATTCAGCAGCAACAAGAGCAAGAAAAAGTAA
- a CDS encoding SDR family oxidoreductase, with the protein MTKTVLITGSSTGLGNTAARKFAEEGWNVVATMRKADKRLEQDYPGKIFVTELDVTSPATIKAAIEAGIKRFGRIDTVVNNAGVSILSIFEATPMEAVRNVYETNVFGVMNVVQAITPYFREQGGGTIINITSNVGFTSNPLLTIYVSTKHAVEGFTEALSFELESQNIAVKLVEPGAMRTTNFAANTMAATKDLAIPEAYKPYFDHMMRTMMHYPFENADEKQVAEQIYAAACDPSDRLRYLAGPDAEETARLRWTQSEETYMATMRELLGQNAWRNSQD; encoded by the coding sequence ATGACCAAAACGGTATTGATTACCGGGAGTTCAACCGGACTGGGAAATACAGCGGCCAGGAAATTTGCCGAAGAAGGATGGAATGTAGTAGCGACCATGCGTAAGGCTGATAAACGTTTGGAACAGGACTATCCCGGTAAAATATTCGTAACGGAACTGGACGTAACCAGCCCCGCAACGATCAAAGCGGCTATTGAAGCCGGAATTAAACGGTTCGGACGGATCGACACCGTTGTGAACAACGCCGGCGTCAGCATTTTGTCCATCTTTGAGGCAACGCCGATGGAAGCTGTCCGGAACGTTTACGAAACCAATGTCTTCGGCGTCATGAACGTCGTTCAGGCCATTACCCCGTATTTTCGTGAACAAGGCGGCGGCACGATCATCAACATCACTTCGAACGTTGGTTTTACATCCAATCCGCTCCTTACGATTTATGTATCGACCAAACATGCTGTCGAAGGATTTACGGAAGCCCTTTCGTTCGAGCTGGAATCGCAAAATATCGCCGTCAAGCTGGTAGAGCCGGGCGCCATGCGGACCACCAATTTCGCAGCCAACACAATGGCCGCCACCAAAGATTTGGCTATTCCTGAAGCGTACAAGCCATATTTTGATCATATGATGAGAACGATGATGCATTATCCGTTTGAGAATGCGGATGAGAAACAGGTGGCCGAACAAATTTACGCAGCGGCGTGCGATCCGTCGGATCGGCTGCGTTATCTGGCAGGCCCAGACGCGGAAGAAACGGCAAGACTGAGATGGACTCAATCGGAAGAAACCTATATGGCGACCATGCGGGAGCTGCTGGGCCAAAATGCATGGAGAAACAGCCAGGACTGA
- a CDS encoding alpha/beta hydrolase — MESRLHPELKEMFAALPEALYTRDKLEDKRKEMQQFAAAVAASLPANNAVRITEAHVPGAAGDPDVRIKIYQPSGGNVPLPGVLYIHGGGYILGSADMMDPALQQMASGIGCVIVSVDYRLAPEHPFPAPLEDCYAALRWFSEHAEELGSDPSRIAVMGPSAGGGLTAALSLLARDRNGPSIKFQMPLYPMLDDRIITRSSQEITDERVWSTAKTRLAWEMYLGEQQEISPYAAPARTADLSGLPPTYTCVGELDPFRDETIDYVSRLTQAGVPVEFHLYPGCFHGFEEYFPSAEISRRVTEEYYSALARALHA; from the coding sequence ATGGAATCAAGATTGCACCCTGAACTTAAAGAGATGTTCGCCGCGTTGCCGGAGGCCCTGTATACCCGGGACAAATTAGAGGACAAAAGGAAAGAGATGCAGCAGTTTGCTGCCGCTGTAGCTGCATCGCTGCCTGCCAATAATGCGGTAAGGATCACCGAAGCCCATGTGCCGGGAGCTGCCGGAGACCCTGATGTACGGATTAAGATCTACCAGCCGTCAGGGGGCAATGTCCCTCTTCCAGGCGTTCTGTACATTCACGGCGGAGGGTATATATTAGGCTCCGCGGATATGATGGACCCTGCCCTGCAGCAAATGGCGTCCGGGATTGGCTGTGTCATCGTATCCGTAGATTACCGGCTGGCGCCGGAGCATCCTTTTCCGGCTCCGCTCGAAGATTGTTACGCCGCACTCCGCTGGTTCTCCGAGCACGCGGAGGAGCTGGGCAGCGACCCTTCGAGAATTGCCGTCATGGGCCCTAGCGCCGGCGGCGGTTTGACGGCCGCGTTGTCCCTTTTGGCCAGGGACCGGAATGGCCCTTCGATTAAGTTCCAAATGCCGCTTTATCCGATGCTTGACGACCGGATCATTACCCGATCCAGCCAAGAAATTACGGATGAGCGCGTATGGAGCACGGCCAAAACCCGGCTGGCCTGGGAGATGTATTTAGGAGAGCAGCAGGAGATTTCTCCTTATGCCGCTCCCGCACGGACGGCCGATTTATCGGGACTTCCGCCTACGTATACCTGCGTCGGGGAGCTGGATCCGTTCCGCGATGAAACGATCGATTACGTATCCAGGCTGACGCAGGCCGGCGTACCTGTTGAATTTCATTTATACCCCGGCTGCTTCCATGGCTTTGAAGAATATTTTCCTTCCGCGGAAATCAGCCGGCGGGTCACCGAAGAATATTATTCGGCTTTAGCAAGAGCTCTGCACGCCTAA
- a CDS encoding epoxide hydrolase family protein, protein MTVERFHIQISDEVLEDLKDRLHHIRWPDQLENSHWERGTDLSFLKTLVFYWKEHYDWRAQETRLNNLSQFRTRIDGIDIHFVHERGKGPAPLPLILTHGWPDSYLRYQKVIPLLTDPASYGGNPEDAFDVIVPSLPGFGFSGHPVQPGINNFRVSEMWAKLMTEQLGYARFAAGGGDMGSGVTRYLAANHPELLVGIHLTDIGIIRELIAAPDQEKLSEEERQYKKNAAEWMAKEGGYLSLQSTRPQTLAYGLSDSPVGLAAWIMEKFHAWSDCEGDLQKIYTWDELITHIMIYWVTGTAASSTRMYYENGTGLPPLGYIEVPTGLALFKADILPPPQSWASRNLNIARWTSMPRGGHFPAMEEPELFAEDIRAFFRPYRAGLKQ, encoded by the coding sequence ATGACCGTTGAACGTTTTCACATTCAAATCTCCGATGAAGTTCTTGAGGACCTGAAGGACAGGCTCCATCATATCCGCTGGCCCGACCAGCTTGAAAATTCCCATTGGGAGCGGGGAACGGATCTGTCTTTTTTAAAAACGCTGGTCTTTTACTGGAAAGAACATTACGATTGGCGGGCGCAAGAAACCCGGCTAAACAACCTCTCTCAGTTTCGCACCCGGATCGACGGAATAGACATACACTTCGTTCATGAGCGCGGCAAGGGCCCTGCCCCGTTACCACTTATTCTCACCCATGGCTGGCCGGACAGTTATCTGCGGTATCAGAAAGTTATCCCTTTGCTCACCGACCCGGCCAGTTATGGAGGAAACCCGGAGGATGCCTTTGACGTCATCGTCCCTTCGCTGCCCGGATTCGGATTCTCCGGCCATCCCGTGCAGCCCGGTATCAACAATTTCCGAGTCTCCGAAATGTGGGCCAAACTCATGACGGAACAATTGGGGTATGCCCGATTTGCCGCCGGCGGCGGTGATATGGGCTCTGGTGTAACCCGATATCTGGCCGCAAACCATCCTGAGCTTCTAGTCGGCATCCATCTGACCGATATCGGCATAATCAGGGAGCTTATAGCTGCGCCCGATCAGGAGAAGCTTTCGGAAGAAGAACGCCAGTATAAGAAAAATGCTGCAGAGTGGATGGCCAAAGAAGGCGGTTATTTGTCCCTGCAATCGACTCGTCCACAAACGCTGGCTTACGGTCTATCCGACTCCCCGGTCGGTCTGGCGGCCTGGATCATGGAGAAATTCCACGCCTGGAGCGATTGTGAAGGCGACCTGCAAAAAATATACACCTGGGATGAATTAATCACCCATATCATGATCTATTGGGTAACCGGCACGGCTGCCTCCTCTACGCGCATGTATTATGAAAATGGAACCGGGTTGCCGCCGCTTGGCTATATCGAAGTCCCAACAGGCCTGGCCTTATTCAAGGCGGATATTCTGCCGCCTCCCCAAAGCTGGGCTTCCCGCAACTTGAATATCGCCCGCTGGACCTCCATGCCGCGCGGCGGGCATTTCCCCGCAATGGAGGAGCCGGAGCTATTTGCCGAGGACATTCGCGCCTTTTTCCGGCCTTACAGAGCCGGGTTAAAACAATAA
- a CDS encoding helix-turn-helix domain-containing protein produces MPQRDRYKQRTVNIEFAAVEDFLGLPYPERHTLIFLTSGSLKAVLNDRPIAVHAPGILCLTGNDKVQVLETTGVAAQSFRFHLDFLNSTVLSETKDFPAVPRIGTGLSLFQQDQGCYGVSRITETAYPFLFEWFFILGMEVQAQSDSLWACRIKRYLIQILGLLEELNQHREHSPVDAVLDYIHTHYSRKISLEDLTNCAHLNRVTLNKRFQERCGSTAMGYLLSYRLKVARDLLTHTDMSLNDIARSTGFEYDTYFIKQFTAKLGMSPTTYRVTSRKLAGAL; encoded by the coding sequence ATGCCGCAAAGAGACCGGTACAAACAACGAACCGTAAATATTGAATTCGCCGCGGTGGAGGATTTTTTGGGGCTGCCTTATCCGGAGCGGCATACGCTGATTTTTTTAACCTCCGGAAGCCTGAAGGCGGTCTTGAACGATCGGCCGATAGCGGTTCATGCTCCCGGCATTTTGTGTTTGACCGGGAACGATAAGGTCCAAGTGCTGGAGACAACGGGGGTGGCTGCGCAGTCCTTTCGTTTTCATCTCGACTTTCTGAACTCGACCGTATTGTCTGAAACGAAGGATTTTCCGGCTGTTCCCCGGATCGGGACAGGCCTTTCCCTTTTTCAACAAGACCAGGGCTGTTACGGCGTGTCTCGGATCACCGAGACGGCTTATCCGTTTTTGTTTGAATGGTTTTTTATACTGGGCATGGAGGTCCAGGCGCAAAGCGACTCGCTTTGGGCGTGCAGAATCAAAAGGTATCTCATTCAGATTTTAGGTTTGTTGGAGGAGCTGAATCAGCACAGGGAGCATTCGCCTGTTGATGCTGTGCTGGATTATATCCATACGCATTATTCACGGAAGATTTCTCTGGAGGACTTGACGAATTGTGCGCATTTGAACCGGGTGACGCTGAATAAGAGATTTCAGGAAAGGTGCGGGAGCACCGCAATGGGATATTTGCTTTCCTATCGGTTAAAGGTGGCCCGTGATCTTCTGACGCATACGGATATGAGCCTGAATGACATTGCCCGCTCCACAGGATTTGAGTACGATACCTATTTCATCAAACAATTTACGGCCAAGCTGGGGATGTCGCCTACCACTTACCGGGTAACTTCCCGCAAGCTCGCCGGTGCTTTATAG
- the tlp gene encoding small acid-soluble spore protein Tlp, with protein MPKPDNRKDNAVHLQQHINHTIANLNEAEEYLDEHADEISASEKQGIEAKNDNRRKSLKGFREEIQDESSK; from the coding sequence GTGCCTAAACCGGATAACCGCAAGGATAATGCCGTTCATCTGCAGCAGCATATCAACCATACGATTGCGAACCTGAATGAAGCCGAGGAATACCTCGACGAGCATGCGGACGAAATTTCCGCATCCGAGAAGCAGGGAATCGAAGCCAAAAACGATAACCGGCGAAAGAGCCTCAAAGGCTTCAGAGAGGAAATTCAGGACGAAAGCAGTAAATAA
- a CDS encoding HEAT repeat domain-containing protein: MSQEEMLNDLPENYAELKKQANRSADWRARLAAVEELGRCDHKQVIDILTRLMESDPVYTVQQAAYEKLQAFGYQVKQPTKNKPEPFKGVGKILLRIKKSLPRDHAYEDFKEKFKKMRIDVYDIYEGEKGDEFDAWLKDMWASAGRPADK, translated from the coding sequence TTGAGCCAAGAAGAAATGTTAAATGATTTGCCCGAGAATTATGCCGAACTGAAGAAGCAGGCTAACCGCTCTGCGGATTGGAGAGCACGTCTTGCCGCCGTGGAAGAATTGGGGCGTTGTGATCATAAGCAGGTAATAGATATTTTGACCCGCCTGATGGAGAGCGATCCGGTGTACACCGTGCAGCAGGCTGCCTATGAGAAGCTGCAAGCTTTCGGATATCAGGTGAAGCAGCCGACGAAGAACAAGCCGGAGCCGTTTAAAGGGGTTGGCAAAATTCTGCTTCGCATCAAAAAGAGCCTTCCGCGCGATCATGCTTACGAGGATTTCAAAGAGAAATTCAAGAAGATGCGTATCGACGTGTATGATATCTACGAAGGGGAGAAAGGCGACGAATTCGACGCCTGGCTGAAGGACATGTGGGCTTCCGCCGGCAGACCTGCTGACAAGTAG
- the pcp gene encoding pyroglutamyl-peptidase I, which translates to MTTKVLLSGFEPFGGEKINPSYEAVNKLNGKVIGEVQLIGIQVPTVFGASIAVLTEAIERYRPDVVIAVGQAGGRAQITPERVAINVDDARIPDNRGGQPVDESVVAGGPAAYWSTLPIKSIVKAMKEAGIPAAVSNSAGTFVCNHLFYGLMHYLQEKSPQTRGGFIHIPYLPEQVLSSGQPSLSLSTVVHALELAALEAARVLEDIRETGGALH; encoded by the coding sequence ATGACTACAAAAGTGCTGTTGTCCGGGTTTGAGCCTTTCGGCGGTGAGAAGATCAACCCGTCTTACGAAGCGGTGAACAAGCTGAACGGCAAAGTGATCGGAGAAGTCCAGCTGATCGGCATCCAGGTGCCTACCGTTTTTGGAGCATCTATTGCTGTATTAACCGAAGCCATTGAGCGATACCGCCCGGATGTGGTCATTGCCGTGGGGCAGGCCGGAGGCCGCGCGCAAATTACGCCGGAACGTGTGGCGATTAACGTAGATGATGCCCGCATCCCGGATAATCGAGGCGGACAGCCTGTTGATGAATCCGTTGTAGCTGGAGGTCCTGCTGCTTATTGGTCTACGCTGCCGATCAAATCAATAGTCAAAGCGATGAAAGAAGCGGGCATACCGGCGGCAGTATCCAATTCTGCTGGAACCTTCGTGTGCAATCATTTATTTTATGGGCTGATGCACTACTTGCAGGAGAAATCCCCGCAGACCCGGGGCGGATTTATCCATATTCCTTATTTGCCTGAGCAGGTGCTCAGCAGCGGACAGCCTTCTTTGAGCTTAAGCACCGTTGTTCACGCATTGGAGCTGGCTGCTTTGGAAGC